The Amaranthus tricolor cultivar Red isolate AtriRed21 chromosome 6, ASM2621246v1, whole genome shotgun sequence genome has a segment encoding these proteins:
- the LOC130814792 gene encoding isoamylase 1, chloroplastic produces MELAHCTSFSLSSSPKFFNPRKLHSSNFTRISPHFSSISTGYHLFSRTKRSMVKSRETSAEVADTAVIDKPSETQRFEISEGYPAPFGATPVDGGVNFAIFSGHSVSATLCLITLSDLQQNKITEEISLDPLINKTGDIWHVFLKGDFENMLYGYKFEGSFSPEEGHYYDPSLIILDPYAKAVISRGNYGELGPEDSCWPQMAGMIPSPKDEFDWQGDLPLKLPQSELIIYEMHVRGFTMHESSRIKCPGTYLGMIEKLDHLKELGINCIELMPCHEFNELEYYSYNSAMGDYKMNFWGYSTINYFSPMIRYASSGISNCGRDAINEFKLLVREAHKRGIEVIMDVVFNHTAEGNQKGPILSFRGIDNSVFYMLAPKGEFYNYSGCGNTFNCNHPIVRQFIVDCLRYWVTEMHVDGFRFDLASILTRGSSLWNSINVYGSATEGDLLTTGTPLSSPPLLDMISNDPVLGRVKLVAEAWDCGGLYQVGGFPHWGIWSEWNGKYRDMVRLFIKGTDGFAGAFAECLCGSPNLYKEGGRRPWHSINFVCAHDGFTLADLVTYNEKHNLANGENNMDGENHNNSWNCGQEGEFASISVKRLRRRQMRNFFLCLMVSQGVPMIYMGDEYGHTKGGNNNSYCHDNYINYFQWDKKEAAASDFFRFCRLMTKFRRESESLGLSQFPTSERLQWHGHVPGRPDWSETSRFVAFTLRDLVKGEIYIAFNTSHLPVTVTLPDRPGYRWELLVDTSKPAPFDFMSDDVPERETATKQFQHFLDANLYPMLSYSSVIMLLKPDMDQNA; encoded by the exons CAAGTGCTGAAGTAGCTGATACCGCAGTTATTGATAAACCCTCTGAAACGCAGCGTTTTGAGATCTCTGAGGGTTATCCTGCACCGTTTGGTGCCACTCCTGTTGATGGAGGAGTTAATTTTGCTATCTTTTCTGGGCATTCTGTTTCCGCTACTCTTTGCTTGATCACACTTTCTGACTTGCAGCAG AATAAAATAACCGAGGAAATTTCCCTTGATCCATTGATCAACAAGACTGGAGATATATGGCATGTGTTTTTGAAAGGAGACTTTGAAAATATGCTATATGGTTATAAATTTGAGGGTTCATTCTCTCCAGAAGAAGGACACTACTATGACCCTTCTCTTATAATATTGGATCCGTACGCAAAA GCAGTTATCAGCAGAGGGAACTATGGTGAGTTAGGACCTGAAGATAGTTGTTGGCCTCAAATGGCTGGCATGATTCCATCGCCGAAGGATGAG tttGATTGGCAAGGAGATCTTCCTCTTAAGCTCCCACAAAGTGAACTTATAATTTATGAAATGCATGTCCGTGGCTTTACAATGCATGAATCCAGCAGGATTAAATGCCCAGGTACTTACCTTGGCATGATAGAGAAACTTGACCACTTGAAG GAACTTGGAATTAATTGCATAGAGTTGATGCCATGTCATGAATTCAATGAGCTAGAATATTATAGCTACAATTCTGCTATGGGTGATTACAA GATGAACTTTTGGGGTTATTCAACTATCAATTATTTTTCACCCATGATAAGATATGCATCTTCTGGAATCAGCAATTGTGGTCGTGATGCCATAAATGAGTTCAAACTTCTTGTTAGAGAAGCACATAAAAGGGGTATTGAG GTGATCATGGACGTTGTCTTCAACCACACGGCTGAAGGAAATCAGAAAGGCCCTATTTTGTCTTTCAGAGGAATCGATAATTCTGTTTTCTATATGCTTGCACCCAAG GgtgaattttataattattctgGCTGTGGAAACACTTTCAATTGCAACCATCCTATTGTGCGCCAGTTCATTGTGGACTGCTTAAG GTATTGGGTCACAGAAATGCATGTGGATGGTTTTCGCTTTGATTTGGCTTCTATATTAACTAGGGGAAGCAG CCTCTGGAATTCTATTAATGTTTATGGAAGTGCTACAGAAGGAGATTTGCTTACAACTGGCACGCCTTTAAGCAGCCCTCCATTGCTTGACATGATCAGTAATGACCCTGTACTGGGTAGAGTTAAG CTTGTTGCTGAAGCATGGGATTGTGGAGGGCTTTATCAAGTTGGCGGTTTTCCTCACTGGGGCATTTGGTCGGAATGGAATGGAAAG TATCGTGATATGGTACGGCTGTTTATCAAAGGAACGGATGGATTTGCTGGTGCGTTTGCTGAATGCCTTTGTGGTAGCCCAAATCTGTACAAG GAGGGAGGGAGGAGACCATGGCATAGTATCAACTTTGTCTGTGCACATGATGGTTTTACCTTGGCTGACTTGGTGACATACAATGAAAAACATAATTTGGCAAATGGGGAAAACAATATGGATGGGGAAAATCACAATAACAGCTGGAACTGTGGACAG GAGGGTGAATTTGCCAGCATTTCCGTGAAAAGATTAAGGAGGCGGCAGATGCGGAATTTCTTCCTTTGCCTCATGGTTTCTCAG GGTGTCCCTATGATCTACATGGGTGATGAATACGGTCATACAAAAGGAGGAAACAACAACTCATATTGCCATGATAACTAT ATAAATTATTTCCAATGGGATAAGAAGGAGGCCGCGGCTTCTGATTTCTTTAGATTCTGTCGTCTGATGACCAAGTTCCGCAG GGAATCTGAGTCACTTGGTTTGAGTCAATTCCCAACATCTGAGAGACTGCAATGGCATGGTCATGTTCCTGGCCGTCCGGATTGGTCTGAGACGAGCCGTTTTGTGGCATTTACTTTG AGAGACCTGGTAAAGGGAGAAATATACATTGCGTTCAATACCAGTCATTTACCCGTCACTGTAACTTTGCCTGATCGTCCTGGTTACCGATGGGAGCTTCTGGTAGACACAAGCAAGCCTGCACCATTCGACTTTATGTCCGATGACGTCCCAGAAAGAGAGACAGCCACCAAACAGTTCCAGCATTTCCTCGATGCCAATTTGTATCCGATGCTAAGTTATTCTTCCGTTATTATGTTGTTGAAGCCCGACATGGACCAAAATGCATAG
- the LOC130814809 gene encoding uncharacterized oxidoreductase At4g09670-like — MEGNQEPVRFGIMGCARIARKICRAIKLAPNATLHAIASRSLQKAEAFATKNGLNEAISVKIYGTYIELLDDPDVDAVYMPLPTSLHVEWAVLAAFKKKHLLLEKPTALDSAQLDQILKACDINGVQFMDGTMWYHHPRTAKIHQIISDSTIFGHICSVCCASSFLADPEFLDSNIRINPECDALGALGDLGWYCIGLILWVVNYKMPTYVTALPEATLNSKGVILGCNASFHWEEEPKTNATFYRSFLSHVSMDLTVCGSNGSVRLHDQAIPYQESSASFFLTTGVKCVDVQTEGSVEPVEVVVESQLPQEGLMVQEFARLVKGVKNSERWCDRRWGEISRKTQLGLDAVRQSIELGFKPVFMQQD; from the exons ATGGAAGGAAATCAAGAACCAGTGCGTTTTGGCATCATGGGATGTGCAAGGATAGCTAGAAAAATATGCAGAGCCATTAAGCTAGCCCCAAACGCCACGCTCCACGCGATTGCTAGTCGCTCGCTCCAAAAAGCAGAGGCATTCGCAACCAAAAATGGGTTAAATGAGGCAATTTCAGTCAAGATTTATGGTACATACATCGAGCTACTAGATGACCCAGATGTGGATGCAGTTTATATGCCATTACCCACTAGTCTACACGTCGAATGGGCAGTTTTAGCAGCCTTTAAGAAGAAACATTTGTTGCTTGAAAAGCCTACTGCCTTAGACTCAGCTCAGTTAGACCAAATATTGAAAGCTTGCGACATTAATGGAGTGCAGTTTATGGATGGGACTATGTGGTATCATCACCCTAGAACTGCCAAAATTCACCAGATTATCTCTGATTCAACCATTTTTGGACATATTTGCTCG GTTTGTTGTGCATCATCTTTTCTGGCAGACCCAGAGTTTTTAGACAGCAACATAAGGATTAATCCAGAATGTGATGCACTTGGAGCATTGGGTGACTTAGGTTGGTATTGCATTGGACTTATCTTATGGGTAGTTAACTATAAAATGCCCACTTATGTTACAGCATTACCTGAAGCTACCCTTAATTCAAAGGGAGTCATTTTGGGTTGCAATGCATCTTTTCACTGGGAGGAAGAACCCAAGACAAATGCAACCTTCTATCGTTCCTTTCTTTCTCATGTGTCCATGGACTTGACCGTGTGCGGTTCAAATGGGTCTGTTCGTTTACATGATCAAGCGATTCCATATCAAGAAAGTTCGGCTTCGTTCTTCCTCACTACTGGGGTGAAGTGTGTCGATGTTCAGACCGAGGGAAGTGTTGAACCGGTGGAAGTTGTAGTTGAGTCTCAACTTCCTCAAGAAGGTCTTATGGTTCAAGAATTTGCTCGGCTTGTAAAAGGAGTAAAGAATAGTGAAAGGTGGTGTGATAGAAGGTGGGGTGAGATAAGTAGAAAGACTCAGTTAGGTTTAGATGCAGTTAGGCAATCTATTGAACTTGGTTTTAAACCTGTGTTTATGCAGCAAGATTAG
- the LOC130814819 gene encoding uncharacterized protein LOC130814819, whose product MEDYASIKIKRKDLDEVNDDFSDFSLSAPARKIRRLDAESPHIIAEQEADFEVGYEHRLPESTMFNGSENRSKSVVIEELPSVPEDEKKAIVLFKPMNNNPFSQRNLSVDANFISNFINEGYWGNKLNFSRLVDEDESLENGNDNDKENACKAVIPWVPSQTLNPLPERLAPQTEVLESMDAEEMDVATMEIEDVNADVSNVGHEELSRLNEGLQLQQHQPYQQCQPYQQQHCLFPQPPQNTTTPVVWYR is encoded by the exons ATGGAGGATTACGCTTCAATTAAGATTAAGAGGAAGGATTTGGACGAAGTTAATGACGATTTTTCCGATTTTTCTCTCTCTGCTCCCGCTCGTAAAATTCGTCGCCTG GATGCTGAGTCGCCGCACATAATTGCGGAGCAAGAGGCTGATTTTGAGGTTGGGTACGAACATCGCTTACCTGAAAGCACAATGTTCAATGGTTCAGAAAACAGATCGAAGTCGGTGGTTATTGAGGAACTACCTTCCGTTCCAGAGGATGAAAAAAAAGCTATTGTTCTGTTCAAACCTATGAATAATAACCCTTTTTCTCAGAGGAATTTATCTGTTGACGCCAATTTCATATCCAATTTCATAA ATGAAGGTTACTGGGGCAACAAGCTAAATTTTAGTAGACTCGTAGACGAGGATGAATCTCTGGAAAATGGCAACGATAATGACAAGGAGAACGCATGTAAGGCTGTGATCCCTTGGGTACCTTCTCAGACACTCAACCCATTACCAGAAAGACTTGCTCCTCAAACAGAGGTTTTGGAATCAATGGATGCAGAAGAAATGGATGTTGCGACAATGGAGATTGAGGATGTGAATGCAGATGTTTCAAATGTTGGACATGAAGAACTTTCTAGACTTAATGAAGGATTGCAACTTCAACAGCATCAACCGTATCAGCAGTGTCAACCATATCAACAGCAACATTGCTTGTTTCCACAACCTCCTCAAAATACAACCACTCCCGTTGTGTGGTACAGGTGA